One segment of Herbaspirillum hiltneri N3 DNA contains the following:
- a CDS encoding FAS1-like dehydratase domain-containing protein, producing MSQHDIDLTLLRQWVGKTESRSDFIHPGFAAALAATLDHPQVPAAGDALPPLWHWIYFWTACRQSEVGEDGHPRRGGFLPPVPLPRRMWAGGRLRFTAPLPIGATAAKTSRIASVDVKKGKTGELAFVTVAHEIAHNGKVAIHEEHDIVYRGMPQPGAAPVAPRQAPKEADWRRHIEPDPVLLFRYSALTFNGHRIHYDRSYVTGIEGYPGLIVHGPLIATLLVDLLGRNLPLARLVEFNFRAVGSLFDIDAFEICGTLSDDGKRAELWAQNLRGELAMQAEAVLA from the coding sequence ATGAGCCAGCATGACATCGACCTGACGCTGTTGCGTCAATGGGTCGGCAAGACCGAAAGCCGTAGCGACTTCATCCACCCGGGCTTCGCCGCCGCGCTTGCCGCCACGCTCGACCATCCGCAAGTACCGGCCGCAGGCGACGCCTTGCCGCCGCTGTGGCACTGGATCTATTTCTGGACCGCGTGCCGTCAGTCGGAAGTGGGCGAAGACGGCCATCCGCGCCGCGGCGGTTTCTTGCCGCCGGTGCCGCTGCCGCGCCGCATGTGGGCCGGAGGGCGCCTGCGTTTCACGGCGCCGCTGCCGATCGGCGCCACCGCGGCCAAGACTTCGCGCATCGCCAGCGTCGACGTCAAGAAGGGCAAGACCGGCGAGCTGGCCTTCGTCACCGTGGCGCACGAGATCGCGCACAACGGCAAGGTCGCGATCCATGAAGAACACGACATCGTCTATCGCGGCATGCCGCAGCCCGGGGCGGCTCCCGTGGCGCCCCGGCAGGCACCGAAGGAAGCCGACTGGCGTCGTCACATCGAGCCCGATCCGGTGCTGCTGTTCCGCTACTCGGCGCTGACCTTCAATGGCCATCGCATTCACTACGACCGCAGCTACGTCACCGGCATCGAAGGCTATCCCGGCTTGATCGTGCACGGTCCGTTGATCGCCACGCTGCTGGTCGACCTGCTCGGGCGCAACCTGCCGCTGGCGCGCCTGGTGGAATTCAACTTCCGCGCGGTCGGCAGCCTGTTCGACATCGACGCCTTCGAGATCTGCGGCACATTGTCGGACGACGGCAAGCGCGCCGAACTGTGGGCGCAGAACCTGCGCGGCGAACTGGCGATGCAGGCCGAGGCTGTACTGGCCTGA
- a CDS encoding glutamate carboxypeptidase — protein sequence MKKNHLMSLIAALACTASAASFAQVNADNALLQAAQKRKDVLVKDLGTLVNIDSGTDDAKGLAQVEAILAQRLKEVGASVEIVAAPPAAGKMVIGKLQGNGSKNIMLMIHYDTVFGIGEAGKRPFKITGNKAFGPGVADAKGGALLIVYALDIARERGFKDYKTLTVLFNPDEEKSSLGSRDMITKLSADQDYVLVFEPPEADVVTVATNGIAYVHLDVKGRASHAGSAPEAGRNAAVELSNQIIQLKDLGSQAKGTTVNWTVIQAGDRVNIIPEKASATADMRMSDVGEIQRVQADADKIIQKKLIPETEVKVKVENRRPPFSKNADSDRLAATADSIYKELGKSITPVSMRYGTDAGFAYNPKTGKPIVLDGMGIVGDRIHSSDEWADLDSVVPRLYLTVRMMEAMGKGK from the coding sequence ATGAAGAAAAACCATTTGATGTCGCTCATCGCTGCCCTCGCCTGTACCGCTTCGGCCGCCTCCTTCGCTCAGGTCAATGCCGACAACGCGCTGTTGCAAGCCGCGCAAAAACGCAAGGACGTGCTGGTCAAGGATCTAGGCACGCTGGTCAATATCGATTCCGGCACCGACGACGCCAAGGGACTGGCGCAGGTTGAAGCGATACTGGCGCAGCGCCTGAAGGAAGTCGGCGCCAGCGTGGAAATCGTCGCGGCGCCACCAGCCGCCGGCAAGATGGTGATCGGCAAGCTGCAGGGCAACGGCAGCAAGAACATCATGCTGATGATCCACTACGACACCGTGTTCGGCATCGGCGAAGCGGGCAAGCGCCCCTTCAAGATCACGGGCAACAAGGCCTTCGGTCCGGGCGTGGCGGATGCCAAGGGCGGCGCGCTGCTGATCGTGTACGCGCTGGATATCGCGCGCGAACGGGGCTTCAAGGATTACAAGACGCTGACCGTGCTGTTCAATCCCGATGAAGAAAAAAGCTCGCTCGGTTCGCGCGACATGATCACCAAACTGTCGGCCGACCAGGATTACGTGCTGGTGTTCGAACCGCCTGAAGCCGACGTCGTGACCGTCGCCACCAACGGCATCGCCTACGTCCACCTCGACGTCAAGGGTCGCGCCTCGCACGCCGGTTCGGCGCCGGAAGCAGGCCGCAACGCCGCAGTGGAATTGTCCAACCAGATCATCCAGCTGAAGGACCTGGGCAGCCAGGCCAAGGGCACTACCGTCAACTGGACCGTGATCCAGGCCGGCGATCGCGTCAATATCATTCCTGAAAAAGCCAGCGCCACCGCCGACATGCGCATGTCCGACGTCGGTGAAATCCAGCGTGTGCAGGCCGATGCCGACAAGATCATCCAGAAAAAGCTGATCCCCGAAACCGAGGTCAAGGTCAAGGTGGAAAACCGCCGTCCGCCGTTCAGCAAGAACGCCGACAGCGATCGCCTGGCCGCCACCGCCGACAGCATCTACAAGGAACTGGGCAAGTCGATCACGCCGGTCTCCATGCGCTACGGCACCGATGCCGGCTTCGCCTACAATCCCAAGACCGGCAAGCCGATCGTGCTGGACGGCATGGGCATCGTCGGCGACCGCATCCACTCCTCCGACGAATGGGCCGACCTCGACAGCGTGGTGCCACGCCTGTACCTGACGGTGCGCATGATGGAAGCGATGGGCAAGGGCAAGTAA